A genomic window from Panthera tigris isolate Pti1 chromosome B4, P.tigris_Pti1_mat1.1, whole genome shotgun sequence includes:
- the KRT3 gene encoding keratin, type II cytoskeletal 3 isoform X2, whose translation MSRQVSKTSGGGGQGFSGRSAVVSGSSRMSCVARSGGASGGACGFRGGAGGFGSRSLYSLGGNKSISISVAGGSRAGGFGGGRSSCGSGFGGGYGGGFGGGFGGGRGMGGGFGGAGGFGGAGGFGPGGFGGPGGFGPGGFPGGIQEVTVNQSLLQPLNVEIDPQIGQVKTQEREQIKTLNNKFASFIDKVRFLEQQNKVLETKWNLLQQQGTNSITGTSNLEPLFETYINNQRSYLDSILGERGRLDSELRNMQDLVEDFKKKYEDEINKRTAAENEFVTLKKDVDTAYMNKVELQAKVDALMDEVNFLTTLYDMELSQMQSHVSDTSVVLSMDNNRSLDLDSIIAEVKAQYEDIAQRSKAEAEALYQTKLGELQTTAGRHGDDLKNTKSEISELNRMIQRLRAEIENVKKQNANLQVAITEAEQRGELALKDANAKLQELQTALQQAKDDLARLLKDYQELMNVKLALDVEIATYRKLLEGEECRMSGECQSAVSISVVSGGGAAGGYGGGYGGGFGGGFGRAGGGGGGSGSGFSFGGGSGSGIGIGSGSGSGIGGSSFGFGGGSGSGIGGSGFGLGGGSGGFGPGARCGVSGGGFSSGSSRGGSVKFSQSSQRFSR comes from the exons ATGAGCAGACAAGTCAGCAAGACATCTGGCGGCGGCGGCCAGGGCTTCTCGGGTCGCTCTGCCGTGGTCTCAGGAAGCAGCAGGATGAGCTGTGTGGCCCGCTCGGGGGGAGCCAGCGGAGGGGCCTGTGGGTTCCGGGGTGGGGCGGGTGGCTTTGGCAGTCGCAGCCTCTACAGCCTGGGTGGCAACAAGAGCATCTCCATCAGCGTGGCCGGTGGCTCCCGGGCTGGTGGCTTTGGGGGAGGGCGTAGCAGCTGTGGCAGTGGCTTTGGGGGTGGCTATGGAGGTGGCTTTGGTGGTGGCTTTGGTGGTGGCAGAGGAATGGGAGGTGGCTTTGGAGGGGCTGGTGGCTTTGGAGGGGCTGGTGGCTTTG GGCCTGGTGGCTTTGGTGGGCCCGGTGGCTTTGGTCCTGGTGGCTTCCCTGGGGGAATCCAGGAAGTGACTGTGAACCAGAGCCTCCTGCAGCCCCTCAATGTGGAGATCGACCCCCAGATTGGGCAAGTAAAGACCCAGGAGCGCGAGCAGATCAAGACCCTCAACAACAAGTTTGCCTCCTTCATCGACAAG GTGCGGTTCCTGGAGCAGCAGAACAAGGTTCTGGAGACCAAGTGGAACCTGCTCCAGCAGCAGGGCACAAATTCCATCACGGGCACCAGCAACCTGGAGCCCCTTTTTGAGACCTACATCAACAACCAGCGGAGCTACCTGGACAGCAtcctgggggagaggggccgCCTGGACTCGGAGCTGAGGAATATGCAGGACCTGGTGGAGGACTTCAAGAAGAA ATATGAGGATGAAATCAATAAACGTACAGCTGCTGAGAATGAATTTGTGACCCTGAAGAAG GACGTGGACACCGCCTACATGAACAAGGTGGAGCTTCAGGCCAAAGTAGATGCCTTAATGGATGAAGTCAACTTCCTGACGACCCTCTATGACATG GAGCTGTCCCAGATGCAGAGCCACGTCAGCGACACCTCCGTGGTCCTGTCCATGGACAACAACCGCAGCCTGGACCTGGACAGCATCATCGCTGAGGTCAAGGCCCAGTATGAGGACATTGCCCAGAGGAGCAAGGCAGAGGCCGAGGCCCTGTACCAGACGAAG CTTGGGGAGCTGCAGACCACGGCCGGCAGGCATGGAGATGACCTGAAGAACACCAAGAGTGAGATCTCTGAGCTCAACAGAATGATCCAGAGGCTGCGGGCCGAGATCGAGAATGTTAAGAAGCAG aATGCCAACCTGCAGGTGGCCATCACCGAAGCTGAGCAGCGTGGGGAGCTGGCCCTCAAGGATGCCAATGCCAAGCTCCAAGAGCTGCAGACCGCCCTGCAGCAGGCCAAAGATGACCTGGCCCGGCTGCTGAAGGACTACCAGGAGCTGATGAACGTGAAGCTGGCCCTGGACGTGGAGATCGCCACCTACCGCAAGCTGCTGGAGGGCGAGGAGTGCAG GATGTCTGGAGAGTGCCAGAGTGCTGTGAGCATCT CGGTGGTCAGCGGCGGCGGCGCTGCAGGTGGTTACGGCGGCGGCTACGGCGGCGGCTTCGGCGGCGGCTTCGGCCgggcaggcggcggcggcggcggtagCGGCAGCGGCTTCAGCttcggcggcggcagcggcagcggcatcGGCAttggcagcggcagcggcagcggcatcGGCGGCAGCAGTTTCGGCttcggcggcggcagcggcagcggcatcGGCGGCAGCGGCTTCGGCCTCGGAGGCGGCAGCGGCGGCTTTGGCCCCGGAGCTCGCTGCGGGGTCAGTGGCGGAGGCTTCAGCTCGGGCAGCAGCCGGGGCGGCAGCGTCAAGTTCTCCCAGTCTTCGCAGCGCTTCTCCAGATAA
- the KRT3 gene encoding keratin, type II cytoskeletal 3 isoform X1 gives MSRQVSKTSGGGGQGFSGRSAVVSGSSRMSCVARSGGASGGACGFRGGAGGFGSRSLYSLGGNKSISISVAGGSRAGGFGGGRSSCGSGFGGGYGGGFGGGFGGGRGMGGGFGGAGGFGGAGGFGGAGGFGGAGGFGGAGGFGGAGGFGGPSGFGGPGGFGGPGGFGPGGFPGGIQEVTVNQSLLQPLNVEIDPQIGQVKTQEREQIKTLNNKFASFIDKVRFLEQQNKVLETKWNLLQQQGTNSITGTSNLEPLFETYINNQRSYLDSILGERGRLDSELRNMQDLVEDFKKKYEDEINKRTAAENEFVTLKKDVDTAYMNKVELQAKVDALMDEVNFLTTLYDMELSQMQSHVSDTSVVLSMDNNRSLDLDSIIAEVKAQYEDIAQRSKAEAEALYQTKLGELQTTAGRHGDDLKNTKSEISELNRMIQRLRAEIENVKKQNANLQVAITEAEQRGELALKDANAKLQELQTALQQAKDDLARLLKDYQELMNVKLALDVEIATYRKLLEGEECRMSGECQSAVSISVVSGGGAAGGYGGGYGGGFGGGFGRAGGGGGGSGSGFSFGGGSGSGIGIGSGSGSGIGGSSFGFGGGSGSGIGGSGFGLGGGSGGFGPGARCGVSGGGFSSGSSRGGSVKFSQSSQRFSR, from the exons ATGAGCAGACAAGTCAGCAAGACATCTGGCGGCGGCGGCCAGGGCTTCTCGGGTCGCTCTGCCGTGGTCTCAGGAAGCAGCAGGATGAGCTGTGTGGCCCGCTCGGGGGGAGCCAGCGGAGGGGCCTGTGGGTTCCGGGGTGGGGCGGGTGGCTTTGGCAGTCGCAGCCTCTACAGCCTGGGTGGCAACAAGAGCATCTCCATCAGCGTGGCCGGTGGCTCCCGGGCTGGTGGCTTTGGGGGAGGGCGTAGCAGCTGTGGCAGTGGCTTTGGGGGTGGCTATGGAGGTGGCTTTGGTGGTGGCTTTGGTGGTGGCAGAGGAATGGGAGGTGGCTTTGGAGGGGCTGGTGGCTTTGGAGGGGCTGGTGGCTTTGGTGGAGCTGGTGGCTTTGGAGGGGCTGGTGGCTTTGGTGGAGCTGGTGGCTTTGGAGGGGCTGGTGGCTTTGGAGGGCCCAGTGGCTTTGGAGGGCCTGGTGGCTTTGGTGGGCCCGGTGGCTTTGGTCCTGGTGGCTTCCCTGGGGGAATCCAGGAAGTGACTGTGAACCAGAGCCTCCTGCAGCCCCTCAATGTGGAGATCGACCCCCAGATTGGGCAAGTAAAGACCCAGGAGCGCGAGCAGATCAAGACCCTCAACAACAAGTTTGCCTCCTTCATCGACAAG GTGCGGTTCCTGGAGCAGCAGAACAAGGTTCTGGAGACCAAGTGGAACCTGCTCCAGCAGCAGGGCACAAATTCCATCACGGGCACCAGCAACCTGGAGCCCCTTTTTGAGACCTACATCAACAACCAGCGGAGCTACCTGGACAGCAtcctgggggagaggggccgCCTGGACTCGGAGCTGAGGAATATGCAGGACCTGGTGGAGGACTTCAAGAAGAA ATATGAGGATGAAATCAATAAACGTACAGCTGCTGAGAATGAATTTGTGACCCTGAAGAAG GACGTGGACACCGCCTACATGAACAAGGTGGAGCTTCAGGCCAAAGTAGATGCCTTAATGGATGAAGTCAACTTCCTGACGACCCTCTATGACATG GAGCTGTCCCAGATGCAGAGCCACGTCAGCGACACCTCCGTGGTCCTGTCCATGGACAACAACCGCAGCCTGGACCTGGACAGCATCATCGCTGAGGTCAAGGCCCAGTATGAGGACATTGCCCAGAGGAGCAAGGCAGAGGCCGAGGCCCTGTACCAGACGAAG CTTGGGGAGCTGCAGACCACGGCCGGCAGGCATGGAGATGACCTGAAGAACACCAAGAGTGAGATCTCTGAGCTCAACAGAATGATCCAGAGGCTGCGGGCCGAGATCGAGAATGTTAAGAAGCAG aATGCCAACCTGCAGGTGGCCATCACCGAAGCTGAGCAGCGTGGGGAGCTGGCCCTCAAGGATGCCAATGCCAAGCTCCAAGAGCTGCAGACCGCCCTGCAGCAGGCCAAAGATGACCTGGCCCGGCTGCTGAAGGACTACCAGGAGCTGATGAACGTGAAGCTGGCCCTGGACGTGGAGATCGCCACCTACCGCAAGCTGCTGGAGGGCGAGGAGTGCAG GATGTCTGGAGAGTGCCAGAGTGCTGTGAGCATCT CGGTGGTCAGCGGCGGCGGCGCTGCAGGTGGTTACGGCGGCGGCTACGGCGGCGGCTTCGGCGGCGGCTTCGGCCgggcaggcggcggcggcggcggtagCGGCAGCGGCTTCAGCttcggcggcggcagcggcagcggcatcGGCAttggcagcggcagcggcagcggcatcGGCGGCAGCAGTTTCGGCttcggcggcggcagcggcagcggcatcGGCGGCAGCGGCTTCGGCCTCGGAGGCGGCAGCGGCGGCTTTGGCCCCGGAGCTCGCTGCGGGGTCAGTGGCGGAGGCTTCAGCTCGGGCAGCAGCCGGGGCGGCAGCGTCAAGTTCTCCCAGTCTTCGCAGCGCTTCTCCAGATAA